A genome region from Chloroflexia bacterium SDU3-3 includes the following:
- a CDS encoding sugar ABC transporter permease: MSPLARREAIAAYLFTAPFSIGFVLFTLFPMLFSIYMSFHEWDIARPPEWVGLANYTTIFNDELFRTASFNTLYYVIFSVPLGLLMSFGLALILNQKVRGEGIWRTIFYLPSVVPLVATTVLWMWIFNKDYGLLNSLLAPLGVGKISWLGDPNYSKPALIIMSLWTAGGGTVILLAALKNVPTELYEAATIDGANVWQRFWSITIPMISPSLFFQLIMSVIGTLQIFTQTYVLVGKNGGSFAGPRNSMLFFVPYLYLNAFRYFKLGYASAMAWVLFVVIVIITVIQFRTVGSRVYYEVDQRR; the protein is encoded by the coding sequence ATGTCGCCGCTGGCGCGACGTGAGGCGATCGCCGCCTACCTCTTCACCGCCCCCTTTAGCATCGGGTTTGTGCTGTTTACGCTCTTCCCTATGCTGTTTTCGATCTACATGAGCTTTCACGAGTGGGATATCGCGCGACCGCCGGAGTGGGTGGGGCTAGCAAATTACACCACGATTTTTAATGATGAATTGTTCCGCACTGCTTCTTTTAACACGCTGTATTATGTCATCTTCAGTGTGCCGCTCGGCCTGCTGATGAGCTTTGGACTCGCGCTGATCCTCAACCAGAAGGTGCGCGGCGAGGGTATCTGGCGCACAATCTTCTACCTGCCCTCGGTGGTGCCGCTGGTGGCCACCACGGTGCTGTGGATGTGGATCTTCAACAAGGACTATGGCCTGCTCAACTCGCTGCTCGCGCCGCTGGGTGTGGGCAAGATCAGCTGGCTGGGCGACCCCAACTACAGCAAGCCCGCCCTGATCATTATGAGCCTGTGGACCGCAGGTGGCGGCACGGTCATCCTGCTGGCGGCGCTGAAAAACGTGCCGACCGAGCTGTACGAGGCGGCGACGATCGATGGCGCAAATGTGTGGCAGCGCTTCTGGAGCATCACCATCCCCATGATCTCGCCCTCACTGTTCTTCCAGCTGATCATGAGCGTGATCGGCACCCTGCAGATCTTCACCCAGACCTATGTGCTGGTGGGCAAGAACGGCGGCTCGTTCGCGGGGCCGCGCAACTCGATGCTGTTCTTCGTGCCGTACCTGTACCTGAACGCGTTCCGATACTTTAAGCTCGGCTATGCATCGGCTATGGCGTGGGTGCTGTTTGTGGTGATCGTGATCATCACGGTTATCCAGTTCCGCACGGTGGGCAGCCGCGTGTACTACGAAGTCGACCAGCGGAGGTAA
- a CDS encoding sugar ABC transporter substrate-binding protein, which translates to MATIATACGTSSSGSNTAATSAAVAPATAAAGEAAAPATGNGPTEITWMIWADDVANDKNMQNEIKLFNDSQSEVKVNLIGVPWGDFDSKLQAMIAADTPPDVVAIKSEGDYVSKGFMLPIDDLIKQDNIDINKFVGGAVAPAYDGKIYGFGHDTAYWLLYYNKDMFDAAGIPYPSAKGYTIDEFMDVACKLSKPDQGQWGMHNFHWIMSILAQQQGIPYLNMVDGQPKYQLDDPKTVEFFQKVSDFINVKNCQLNNDQSTSLGGADPFIAGKAAMSLNGNWGFGNVKDNAQFNWGVAPIPGTKQPNVGMKIGIAKTSKNQAAAWKFLKWLTYEPEATRYRAEHGMGQPALNDEQAMTTFISGPASPAELKDIIGSLTDPNNSFKLLDPPGIAEASGHIQPASDEVMQGLAKAADVLPAASAKANEVLAKEWAKANASK; encoded by the coding sequence ATGGCAACGATCGCCACCGCCTGTGGCACATCCTCCTCGGGTTCGAACACCGCCGCCACCAGCGCCGCCGTCGCCCCGGCTACCGCTGCCGCAGGCGAGGCCGCCGCCCCGGCCACCGGCAATGGCCCCACCGAGATCACCTGGATGATCTGGGCAGATGATGTGGCCAACGACAAGAACATGCAGAACGAGATCAAGCTGTTCAACGACTCGCAGAGCGAGGTTAAGGTCAACTTGATCGGCGTGCCCTGGGGCGACTTCGACTCGAAGCTACAGGCCATGATCGCCGCCGACACCCCGCCCGATGTGGTCGCGATCAAGAGCGAGGGCGACTATGTGTCGAAGGGCTTCATGCTGCCGATCGACGACCTGATCAAGCAGGATAACATCGACATCAACAAATTCGTGGGCGGCGCGGTGGCACCGGCCTACGATGGCAAGATCTACGGCTTCGGCCACGACACCGCCTACTGGCTGCTGTACTACAACAAAGACATGTTCGATGCCGCTGGCATCCCCTATCCCTCGGCCAAGGGCTACACCATCGACGAGTTCATGGATGTGGCCTGCAAGCTCTCCAAGCCCGACCAGGGCCAGTGGGGCATGCACAACTTCCACTGGATCATGAGCATCCTGGCCCAGCAGCAGGGCATCCCCTACCTGAACATGGTGGACGGCCAGCCCAAGTACCAGCTGGATGACCCCAAGACGGTCGAGTTCTTCCAGAAGGTCTCGGACTTCATCAATGTGAAGAACTGCCAGCTGAACAACGACCAGAGCACCTCGCTCGGCGGCGCCGACCCGTTCATCGCTGGCAAGGCCGCGATGAGCCTGAACGGCAACTGGGGCTTTGGCAACGTCAAGGACAACGCCCAGTTCAACTGGGGCGTCGCACCCATCCCCGGCACCAAGCAGCCGAACGTGGGTATGAAGATTGGCATCGCCAAGACCAGCAAGAACCAGGCTGCCGCGTGGAAGTTCCTCAAGTGGCTGACCTACGAGCCAGAGGCCACCCGCTACCGCGCCGAGCACGGCATGGGCCAGCCCGCGCTGAACGACGAGCAGGCCATGACCACCTTCATCAGCGGCCCCGCATCGCCCGCCGAGCTGAAGGACATCATCGGCTCGCTGACCGACCCGAACAACTCGTTCAAGCTGCTCGATCCGCCTGGGATCGCCGAGGCTTCGGGCCATATTCAGCCCGCCAGCGACGAGGTGATGCAGGGCCTGGCCAAGGCAGCCGATGTGCTGCCCGCCGCCTCGGCGAAGGCGAACGAAGTGCTGGCCAAAGAGTGGGCAAAGGCCAACGCCAGTAAGTAG
- a CDS encoding beta-glucosidase, protein MSNNATPFPKDFVWGAATASYQIEGAIHEDGRGVSIWDTFSATPGKIVNGDTGAVACDHYHRWEGDIALMRQLGLKAYRFSIAWPRILPQGRGQVNEAGLDFYEKLVDGLLAAGITPWVTLYHWDLPQALEDEGGWLNRATSEAFAEYTEVVTKRLGGKVKNWITFNEPWCSCVLGYHNGIHAPGRVSHTVADSLTALHTTYLAHGKAMAIIRRNSPGAKAGITLNLSQVYPASDSEADKAAAWRHDGYQNRWYLDPLYGRGYPADMLAIYGDLAPQVQPGDFELMAAETDFLGLNYYAPTYIGDGTEGGDPLLKTRWVRREELAVTAMDWSIYPDGLYDQIMRVSRDYPVKEVYVTENGAAYDDAAPTGDAVHDELRVAYYQQHIAAAGRSIADGAPFKGYFAWSLMDNYEWAFGYTKRFGIIYVDYETQKRTIKDSGLWYRDFIAANTGKDA, encoded by the coding sequence ATGTCCAACAACGCAACACCTTTTCCCAAAGATTTCGTCTGGGGTGCCGCAACTGCCTCATATCAGATCGAGGGGGCCATCCACGAAGATGGCCGTGGGGTCTCGATCTGGGATACGTTTAGCGCCACGCCCGGCAAGATCGTGAACGGCGACACCGGCGCGGTGGCCTGCGACCACTACCACCGCTGGGAGGGCGACATCGCGCTGATGCGCCAGCTCGGCCTGAAGGCCTACCGCTTCTCAATCGCCTGGCCGCGCATCCTGCCGCAGGGCCGGGGCCAGGTGAACGAGGCCGGGCTGGACTTCTACGAGAAGCTGGTGGATGGCCTGCTGGCCGCTGGCATCACGCCGTGGGTCACGCTCTACCACTGGGATCTGCCGCAGGCCCTGGAGGACGAGGGCGGCTGGCTGAACCGCGCCACCAGCGAGGCCTTCGCCGAGTACACCGAGGTGGTGACGAAGCGCCTGGGTGGCAAGGTCAAAAACTGGATCACCTTCAACGAGCCGTGGTGCAGCTGCGTGCTGGGCTACCACAACGGCATCCACGCGCCGGGCCGGGTCAGCCACACCGTGGCCGACTCGCTGACCGCGCTGCACACCACCTACCTAGCCCACGGCAAGGCCATGGCGATCATCCGCCGCAACAGCCCGGGCGCGAAGGCCGGAATCACCCTGAACCTCAGCCAGGTCTACCCCGCCAGCGACAGCGAGGCCGATAAGGCCGCCGCGTGGCGGCACGACGGCTACCAGAACCGCTGGTACCTCGACCCGCTGTATGGGCGCGGCTACCCCGCCGACATGCTGGCGATCTACGGCGACCTGGCCCCGCAGGTGCAGCCCGGCGACTTCGAGCTGATGGCCGCCGAGACCGACTTCCTGGGCCTCAACTACTACGCCCCCACCTACATCGGCGACGGCACCGAGGGCGGCGACCCGCTGCTGAAGACGCGCTGGGTGCGCCGCGAGGAGCTGGCGGTCACCGCGATGGATTGGTCGATCTACCCCGACGGCCTGTACGACCAGATCATGCGCGTGAGCCGCGACTACCCGGTGAAGGAAGTGTATGTGACCGAGAACGGCGCGGCCTACGACGACGCAGCGCCCACCGGCGATGCCGTGCACGACGAGCTGCGCGTGGCCTACTACCAGCAGCACATCGCCGCCGCAGGCCGCTCGATCGCCGACGGAGCGCCGTTCAAGGGCTACTTCGCGTGGTCGCTGATGGACAACTACGAGTGGGCCTTTGGCTACACCAAGCGCTTTGGCATCATCTACGTGGACTACGAGACCCAGAAGCGCACGATCAAGGACAGCGGCCTCTGGTACCGCGATTTCATTGCAGCAAACACAGGTAAGGACGCCTAA
- a CDS encoding carbohydrate ABC transporter permease, with product MRQAHKLQFIVGQVFSYGILVFFSIIFLIPFVWLIITSFKRENQMFTWPPQWIPSPFWPQNYSQMFDLVPMGTYLGNTLKVSALGVSGVVITSALVGYGFARLRAPGLNILFGICLATLMLPSQVTMIPLFIMFSKIGWVDTHLPLWVPAWFGGGAWNIFLFRQFFSSIPKDLEEAAMIDGANRLRIFWSIILPNSKAVLAVISVFSIQVFWTDIFNPVIYLNTRDNFTLAIGILTLIGAQVTRFGPLMAASVLMTLPMIVLYFFVQRYIAEGVVMSGVKG from the coding sequence ATGCGGCAGGCGCACAAGCTTCAATTTATCGTTGGGCAGGTCTTTTCCTACGGAATACTGGTCTTTTTCAGTATTATCTTCCTGATCCCCTTCGTGTGGCTGATCATCACGTCGTTTAAGCGCGAAAATCAGATGTTCACCTGGCCACCGCAGTGGATCCCCAGCCCGTTCTGGCCGCAGAACTACAGCCAGATGTTCGACCTGGTGCCTATGGGCACCTACCTGGGCAACACGCTCAAGGTGTCGGCGCTGGGTGTCTCGGGCGTGGTGATCACCTCGGCCCTGGTGGGCTACGGCTTCGCGCGGCTGCGCGCGCCGGGGCTGAACATCCTGTTCGGCATCTGCCTGGCCACCCTCATGCTGCCCTCGCAGGTGACCATGATCCCGCTCTTCATTATGTTCAGCAAGATCGGCTGGGTCGATACGCATCTGCCGCTGTGGGTGCCCGCATGGTTTGGCGGCGGCGCCTGGAACATCTTCCTGTTCCGCCAGTTCTTCAGCTCCATCCCCAAGGATCTGGAAGAGGCGGCGATGATCGACGGGGCCAACCGCCTGCGGATCTTCTGGAGCATCATCCTGCCAAACTCGAAGGCGGTGCTGGCCGTGATCTCGGTGTTCAGCATCCAGGTGTTCTGGACCGACATCTTCAACCCGGTGATCTACCTGAACACCCGCGACAACTTCACCCTGGCGATCGGCATCCTGACCCTGATCGGTGCGCAGGTCACCCGCTTTGGCCCGCTGATGGCGGCCTCGGTGCTGATGACGCTGCCAATGATTGTGCTCTACTTCTTTGTGCAGCGCTATATCGCCGAGGGCGTGGTGATGAGCGGCGTCAAGGGATAG
- a CDS encoding beta-galactosidase, giving the protein MRSYRPTNPKAPYIWHGGDYNPEQWPEATWDDDAALMQQAHYKIATIGVFSWVSLQPAEDTFTFEWLDRVIEKLSNADRTICLATPSAAIPAWMAKQYPDVLRADARGRRVHHGGRTNYCPSSPTYRRLAMQMATKLAERYKDLPNLMLWHISNEYATPCYCDTCAAAFRSWLQNKYGTLDALNDAWWTRFWSHTFTDWEQVDPYYEDGETRLHGLTIDYRRFQSDAMLACYQLERDAIRAITPDIPITTNMMGTFPHLDYRAWAKEVDVVSWDCYPAPSGYTGDIGFLHDLNRGLKDGQPFLMLEQTPSSQNWQTVNALKRPGVMRLWSYMALAHGSDSVMYFQWRRGRGGCEKFHGAVVEHSGRSDTRVFREVSELGAELERLGDLTIGAVTHSKVAVLFDWNNWWAIENAVGPINPKDYVAFVRKHYGALWRKNVSVDIIFSDSALDQYEIVIAPMLYMVKPGVGERIQAFVERGGTFVSTVFSGIANETDLAFEGYPGPLSKTLGIWVEEIDALYPNQANQIVLADGSGSYACGMLCDIVHAEGAEVLATYGHDFYEGMPVVTRNRLGAGQGYYIGTDADEMFLDRLYGDLLAEKGIQPLLEAPFGVEVTQRENDQHRVLFVLNHNSEPTSLDLPEGNRYHDYLSESEVSGSLELPAYGVAILEAR; this is encoded by the coding sequence ATGCGCTCATATCGCCCGACCAATCCCAAAGCGCCCTACATCTGGCACGGCGGCGACTACAACCCCGAGCAGTGGCCCGAGGCCACCTGGGATGACGATGCCGCGCTGATGCAGCAGGCCCATTATAAGATCGCCACCATCGGCGTGTTCAGCTGGGTGTCGCTCCAGCCTGCCGAAGATACCTTCACCTTCGAGTGGCTCGACCGCGTGATCGAGAAGCTGAGCAATGCCGACCGCACGATCTGCCTGGCCACACCCTCGGCGGCCATCCCGGCCTGGATGGCCAAGCAGTACCCCGATGTGCTGCGCGCCGACGCACGCGGGCGGCGCGTGCACCACGGCGGGCGCACCAACTACTGCCCCAGCTCGCCCACCTACCGTAGGCTGGCCATGCAGATGGCCACCAAGCTAGCCGAGCGCTACAAAGATCTGCCCAACCTGATGCTCTGGCATATCTCGAACGAATACGCCACACCCTGCTACTGCGACACCTGCGCCGCCGCGTTCCGCAGCTGGCTCCAGAACAAGTACGGCACACTGGATGCGCTGAACGACGCATGGTGGACACGCTTCTGGAGCCACACCTTCACCGACTGGGAGCAGGTGGACCCCTACTATGAGGATGGCGAGACCCGCCTGCACGGACTGACGATCGACTACCGCCGCTTCCAGAGCGACGCCATGCTGGCGTGCTACCAGCTGGAGCGCGACGCCATCCGCGCGATCACGCCCGACATCCCGATCACCACCAACATGATGGGCACCTTCCCGCACCTCGACTACCGCGCGTGGGCCAAGGAGGTGGATGTGGTCTCGTGGGACTGCTACCCCGCACCCAGCGGCTACACCGGCGACATCGGCTTCCTGCACGACCTGAACCGCGGGCTCAAAGACGGCCAGCCCTTCCTGATGCTGGAGCAGACCCCCAGCAGCCAGAACTGGCAGACGGTGAACGCGCTCAAGCGCCCCGGCGTAATGCGGCTGTGGAGCTACATGGCCCTGGCCCACGGGTCGGACAGCGTGATGTACTTCCAGTGGCGGCGCGGGCGCGGCGGCTGCGAGAAGTTCCATGGCGCGGTGGTGGAGCACAGCGGGCGCAGCGACACCCGCGTGTTCCGCGAGGTGAGCGAGCTGGGGGCCGAGCTAGAGCGGCTGGGCGACCTGACCATCGGCGCGGTAACGCATTCCAAGGTGGCGGTGCTGTTCGACTGGAACAACTGGTGGGCGATCGAGAACGCGGTCGGCCCGATCAACCCCAAGGACTACGTGGCGTTTGTGCGCAAGCACTACGGCGCGCTGTGGCGCAAAAATGTGTCGGTCGATATCATATTCAGCGACTCGGCGCTTGACCAGTACGAGATCGTGATCGCCCCGATGCTCTACATGGTCAAGCCCGGCGTGGGCGAGCGCATCCAGGCCTTTGTGGAGCGCGGCGGCACGTTTGTGAGCACGGTGTTCAGCGGCATCGCCAACGAGACCGACCTAGCGTTCGAGGGCTACCCTGGGCCGCTGAGCAAAACCCTGGGCATCTGGGTCGAGGAGATCGACGCGCTCTACCCCAACCAGGCCAACCAGATCGTGCTGGCCGATGGCAGCGGCAGCTACGCCTGCGGCATGCTGTGCGACATCGTGCACGCCGAGGGCGCGGAGGTGCTGGCCACCTACGGCCACGACTTCTACGAGGGCATGCCGGTGGTCACCCGCAACCGGCTGGGCGCGGGCCAGGGCTACTATATCGGCACCGATGCGGACGAGATGTTCCTCGACCGCCTCTACGGCGACCTGCTGGCCGAGAAGGGCATCCAGCCGCTGCTGGAAGCGCCATTCGGTGTGGAGGTGACGCAGCGCGAAAATGATCAGCACCGCGTGCTGTTCGTGCTCAACCACAACAGCGAGCCGACCAGCCTGGATCTTCCGGAGGGAAATCGCTACCATGATTATCTGAGCGAGTCTGAGGTGAGCGGGAGCCTTGAGCTTCCGGCCTACGGCGTCGCCATTCTCGAAGCCAGGTAA